One part of the Thermodesulfovibrio sp. 3462-1 genome encodes these proteins:
- the dsrB gene encoding dissimilatory-type sulfite reductase subunit beta, protein MGEIPEKFFIPDVVDVKQRKTDIGPPHYKNFLPPVIQKNYGNWKTHEILGPGLMVHIANSGDKLWTVRIASPRLLSTTTLRDFADIADKYCDGYFRFTTRNNVEFLVSDESKVKPLMDELKAKGYMIGGIGPRVSNIVHTQGWVHCHSSATDASGLVKCIMDELADYFTTKELPNKVRIAVACCTNMCGAVHCSDIALVGIHRKMPRIDHESFKNLCELPTTMAACPTAAITPDPAKKSVKINAEKCMYCGNCFSVCPALPIADPVNDGVAIVVGGKVGNLRTPPKFSRLAVAYLPNNPPRWPEVTKTIRKIFDAYAAGAKKHERVGEWIDRIGWEKFFAVTGLPFTYQHIDDWTYAFTTYRTTAQVKWVK, encoded by the coding sequence ATGGGTGAAATTCCTGAGAAATTTTTTATTCCTGATGTAGTAGATGTAAAACAAAGAAAAACAGATATAGGACCACCTCATTACAAAAACTTTTTACCCCCAGTAATCCAGAAAAACTATGGAAACTGGAAAACTCATGAAATTTTAGGTCCTGGATTAATGGTTCATATAGCAAATTCTGGAGATAAACTCTGGACAGTAAGGATTGCCTCTCCAAGACTGTTAAGTACAACTACATTAAGAGATTTTGCTGATATTGCTGATAAGTATTGTGATGGATACTTTAGATTTACAACAAGAAACAATGTCGAGTTTCTTGTCTCTGATGAAAGCAAAGTAAAACCTTTGATGGATGAACTCAAGGCAAAAGGATACATGATTGGAGGAATTGGTCCAAGAGTAAGCAATATTGTTCATACACAAGGATGGGTTCACTGCCATTCATCAGCAACTGATGCCTCTGGTTTGGTTAAATGCATAATGGATGAGCTTGCTGACTACTTTACAACAAAAGAACTTCCAAATAAAGTAAGGATTGCAGTTGCATGTTGTACAAACATGTGTGGTGCGGTTCATTGCTCAGACATAGCGCTTGTTGGCATTCATAGAAAAATGCCAAGGATTGATCATGAAAGCTTTAAAAACCTTTGCGAGCTTCCAACTACAATGGCCGCATGCCCAACAGCTGCAATAACACCTGATCCAGCAAAGAAATCAGTAAAAATCAATGCAGAGAAGTGCATGTACTGTGGAAACTGCTTCTCAGTTTGTCCTGCCCTTCCAATTGCAGATCCAGTAAATGATGGAGTTGCAATAGTCGTAGGTGGAAAAGTTGGTAATCTAAGAACTCCACCAAAGTTTTCAAGGCTTGCTGTAGCATATTTACCTAATAATCCACCAAGATGGCCTGAAGTTACAAAAACAATTAGGAAAATTTTTGATGCCTATGCTGCTGGAGCAAAGAAGCATGAGAGAGTGGGCGAATGGATTGATAGGATTGGTTGGGAGAAATTTTTTGCAGTAACTGGGTTACCATTTACATATCAGCATATTGATGATTGGACATACGCTTTCACAACATACAGAACTACAGCTCAGGTCAAATGGGTTAAATAA
- the ligA gene encoding NAD-dependent DNA ligase LigA translates to MKEIPEDVKKEIERLVKEINYHNYRYYVLDSPVISDEEYDMMLRRLKELEERWGYILPDSPTQRVGAAPSEKFEKVEHREPMLSLDNAFSYEELRDFDERVKRLLGINESVEYTVEPKYDGLAIELSYKNGLLYKASTRGDGYVGEDITQNIKTIKSIPLRIEGVTPEEIDIRGEVYMNIDEFERINRERQEKGEPIFANPRNAASGSVRQFDPSITASRRLHIACYGVGYYRGVEFKTQYEFIQWLRQARFPVPAYVKVAKGIDEVIEAIKEIEKLRAGYPFETDGAVVKVNSFELQKRLGAKTREPRWAIAYKYPAHQGITKLKDIVASVGRTGVITPVAILEPVRIGGVTVSRSTLHNWDEVKRKDIRIGDYVIVERAGEVIPHIIGVVVDRRTGQEVIPKIPEHCPVCGSKTVRELGEVALKCINFNCPAQVEERIKHFASRRAMNIEGLGDKTVELLHEKGLIKSFVDLYKLRQQDIKGLPGFADLSSKKLIEAIERSKKTTLARFLYALGISQVGEYAAKLLAQNFKKLEDLYHVKMERLIEIPQIGEKTARAIEQFFNNEENLKAIEELKSLGLTIENPDYQKEKKPASLEGFSFVITGTLPKPRHEVQEMIEKAGGRVSSSVSKNTDYLIVGEEPGSKLAKAKELGVKIISYEELLKMLE, encoded by the coding sequence ATGAAAGAGATTCCAGAGGATGTAAAAAAAGAAATTGAAAGGCTTGTTAAAGAAATAAACTATCACAACTACCGTTACTATGTTCTTGATAGTCCTGTTATATCAGATGAAGAATATGACATGATGCTACGTAGACTCAAAGAGCTTGAAGAAAGATGGGGATATATTTTGCCTGACTCACCGACTCAGAGAGTTGGAGCAGCTCCATCTGAAAAGTTTGAAAAGGTTGAACACCGTGAACCCATGCTTTCCCTTGATAATGCCTTTTCTTATGAAGAATTAAGAGATTTTGATGAGAGAGTAAAAAGGCTTCTTGGCATTAATGAGTCTGTTGAGTATACAGTAGAGCCAAAATATGACGGACTTGCAATAGAGCTTTCCTATAAAAATGGACTTTTGTACAAAGCCTCCACCAGAGGAGATGGATATGTTGGCGAGGATATAACTCAAAACATTAAAACAATAAAATCAATTCCTCTAAGAATTGAAGGAGTCACTCCAGAAGAGATTGATATTCGTGGTGAAGTTTACATGAATATAGATGAATTTGAAAGAATAAACAGAGAAAGACAGGAAAAAGGTGAGCCAATTTTTGCCAATCCAAGAAATGCAGCCAGTGGTTCAGTGCGTCAATTTGACCCCTCAATTACAGCAAGTAGAAGACTTCATATAGCATGTTACGGTGTTGGATACTATCGAGGAGTTGAATTTAAAACTCAGTATGAGTTTATTCAGTGGCTTCGGCAGGCAAGATTTCCTGTTCCAGCATATGTAAAAGTGGCAAAAGGTATTGATGAAGTAATAGAGGCGATAAAAGAGATAGAAAAACTTAGAGCAGGTTATCCTTTTGAAACAGATGGAGCTGTTGTTAAAGTTAATAGTTTTGAACTTCAAAAACGTCTTGGTGCAAAAACACGGGAGCCAAGATGGGCTATTGCCTACAAATATCCTGCTCACCAGGGAATTACAAAACTGAAGGATATTGTTGCAAGCGTTGGAAGAACAGGTGTTATAACACCTGTGGCAATACTTGAACCTGTAAGAATTGGCGGAGTTACAGTTTCAAGATCAACTCTTCATAACTGGGATGAGGTAAAAAGAAAAGACATTAGAATTGGTGATTATGTAATTGTGGAAAGAGCTGGAGAAGTAATTCCACATATAATTGGCGTTGTTGTTGACCGTAGAACAGGACAGGAAGTGATTCCCAAGATTCCTGAGCATTGTCCTGTGTGTGGCTCAAAAACTGTAAGAGAGTTAGGAGAAGTTGCATTAAAATGCATTAACTTTAACTGTCCTGCCCAAGTTGAAGAAAGAATAAAGCATTTTGCATCACGCAGAGCCATGAATATTGAAGGATTGGGAGACAAAACTGTTGAACTTTTACATGAAAAAGGTCTTATAAAAAGTTTTGTTGATCTGTATAAGCTAAGACAGCAGGATATTAAAGGACTTCCAGGATTTGCTGATCTTTCATCAAAAAAGCTTATTGAGGCAATTGAACGCAGCAAAAAGACAACTCTTGCAAGATTTCTTTATGCTCTTGGAATAAGTCAGGTTGGTGAGTATGCGGCTAAACTTCTTGCTCAAAATTTTAAAAAACTTGAGGATCTTTATCATGTTAAAATGGAGCGTCTCATTGAGATCCCCCAGATTGGAGAAAAAACAGCAAGAGCAATTGAGCAGTTTTTTAATAATGAAGAAAACCTAAAAGCAATAGAGGAGCTTAAAAGTTTAGGATTAACAATTGAAAATCCTGATTATCAGAAAGAAAAAAAGCCTGCTTCGCTTGAAGGTTTTAGTTTTGTCATAACAGGAACCTTACCTAAACCAAGACACGAAGTCCAGGAAATGATTGAAAAGGCTGGTGGCAGGGTTTCTTCTTCAGTATCAAAAAATACAGACTATTTGATAGTAGGTGAAGAGCCAGGAAGCAAACTTGCAAAAGCAAAGGAATTAGGAGTGAAAATTATTTCTTACGAAGAATTACTAAAAATGCTGGAGTAA
- a CDS encoding CinA family protein, translating to MSFLNSIAFDIVKNFTEKQKTLSTAESCTGGLVASSITDIPGASKVFLGGVVVYATEMKKQILKIPDEVFHYGVISGEMAEAMAKAIKSITGSDYSIATTGNLGPDTMEGKPKGLIYVAVVTPSHVYVKELNLQGDRLSNKKEVALEALKLIIKLVEKKK from the coding sequence ATGAGCTTTTTAAATTCTATTGCGTTTGATATTGTTAAAAATTTTACAGAAAAACAAAAGACTCTATCAACAGCAGAATCCTGCACAGGTGGGCTTGTTGCCTCTTCAATAACAGATATTCCAGGTGCCAGTAAAGTTTTCCTTGGAGGAGTTGTTGTTTATGCAACAGAGATGAAAAAGCAAATTTTAAAAATTCCTGATGAAGTATTTCATTACGGAGTTATTTCAGGAGAAATGGCAGAAGCAATGGCAAAGGCAATAAAATCAATCACCGGCTCAGACTATTCAATTGCCACAACTGGAAATCTCGGACCTGACACAATGGAGGGAAAGCCAAAGGGTCTTATATATGTAGCAGTTGTTACACCATCTCATGTTTATGTTAAAGAGTTAAATTTGCAAGGTGACAGACTTTCAAATAAAAAAGAGGTAGCCCTTGAAGCATTAAAACTTATTATAAAACTCGTAGAAAAGAAAAAATAA
- a CDS encoding FAD-dependent oxidoreductase yields the protein MPAKKTSQREMPKIGLHEALIPYEEVVKWVDEKSVIIYGNVKGKRIPSRILEEYIQEAVREGARNLHVYADGQHGIGGRIYPRGETIKVTVEGPVGQRCGSMGMFGTEIVVKNGVSDDVGWLNCGAKITVLGDATNGAWNAAAQGILYVQGSGGARCDTMTKHNPRFDPPQSWYFRDVGDSFAEFKAGGIAVVCGVNPRNPRTVLGYRPCVGMVGGVIYFRGKIEGYSERDVKLLELSEQDWQWLTENLKPFLTAIDRMDYYHELTRSADEWHKLVPYTPQERRRRRWFKIEMSEFRKNYWEKEVGQGGIFAEYLDHELTVIPYIVTGKYRRYKPVWANEKYLPPCAYSCPTNIPTHKRTALIRLGKVKEALELVLEYSPLPATVCGMICPNLCMQACTRGRIDSPISVKEFGKASVLLPPPKKAEPKGHKIAVIGAGPAGMSVAWQLSLKGHHVTVFEATDKIGGKIELCIPEHRLDKKILHMEIERFKEVVPDIRLNTRVTKELFERICKEYEFVVIAVGAHKPRKIPFPGSEHTISAYEFLRAINEGKTFDLKEKRVVIIGAGNVGMDAAVEAYLCGASKVTAVDIQKPASFGAELERAQQKGVEIIWPKFTEKYVPEEKKIYFKDGTSLDADFVIMAIGDMPDLDFVPPQIHTERGWVVINEFFQTSNPKVFAIGDVTGLGLVTHAIGHGRLLAQYLHAEMMHAPITRDLRARIPYERIKIDYYERCRATSSLEQEAERCLSCGSCRDCHICEMTCYWGAISRVEKPDGRFEYVVDDNKCIGCGFCAGVCPCGVWEMVENI from the coding sequence ATGCCTGCTAAGAAAACATCACAAAGAGAAATGCCAAAAATTGGTTTACATGAAGCCCTCATCCCATATGAAGAAGTAGTAAAATGGGTTGATGAAAAATCTGTAATTATTTACGGAAATGTTAAAGGAAAAAGAATTCCTTCAAGAATTCTTGAAGAGTATATTCAGGAAGCTGTCAGAGAAGGTGCAAGAAATTTACATGTCTATGCTGATGGTCAGCACGGAATTGGTGGAAGAATCTATCCAAGAGGTGAAACTATAAAAGTTACAGTTGAAGGACCTGTTGGGCAGAGATGTGGTTCAATGGGAATGTTTGGCACAGAGATAGTGGTAAAAAACGGAGTTTCTGATGATGTAGGGTGGCTTAACTGCGGTGCAAAAATTACAGTGCTTGGAGATGCTACAAATGGAGCATGGAATGCTGCGGCACAGGGAATTCTTTATGTTCAAGGAAGTGGTGGTGCTCGTTGTGACACAATGACAAAGCATAATCCAAGATTTGATCCTCCTCAGTCATGGTATTTTCGGGATGTGGGAGACTCCTTTGCAGAGTTTAAGGCAGGTGGTATTGCTGTAGTCTGTGGAGTAAACCCCCGCAATCCAAGAACAGTTCTTGGATACAGACCCTGTGTTGGAATGGTTGGTGGTGTAATTTATTTTCGTGGAAAAATAGAAGGCTACAGTGAAAGAGATGTAAAACTTCTTGAGTTAAGTGAACAGGATTGGCAGTGGCTCACAGAAAATCTTAAACCATTTCTTACTGCAATAGACAGGATGGATTACTATCATGAGCTTACCAGAAGTGCTGACGAATGGCATAAACTTGTTCCTTATACACCTCAAGAAAGAAGAAGGAGAAGATGGTTTAAGATTGAAATGTCTGAATTCAGGAAAAATTATTGGGAAAAAGAGGTTGGTCAAGGTGGTATATTTGCTGAATACCTTGACCATGAGCTAACTGTTATTCCATACATTGTAACTGGAAAATATCGCAGATACAAGCCTGTATGGGCAAATGAAAAATATCTACCTCCATGTGCATATAGTTGTCCAACCAATATTCCAACACATAAAAGAACAGCCCTTATTAGACTTGGTAAAGTAAAGGAAGCATTAGAACTTGTTCTTGAATACAGTCCTCTTCCTGCTACAGTTTGTGGAATGATTTGTCCAAATCTTTGCATGCAGGCATGCACTCGTGGAAGAATTGACTCACCTATTTCTGTTAAGGAATTTGGTAAAGCTTCAGTTTTGCTTCCTCCTCCAAAGAAAGCTGAACCGAAAGGACACAAAATTGCAGTAATTGGTGCAGGACCTGCGGGAATGTCTGTTGCATGGCAACTAAGCCTTAAAGGTCATCATGTAACAGTATTTGAAGCAACAGATAAAATTGGCGGTAAAATAGAGCTTTGTATTCCTGAGCACAGGCTTGATAAGAAAATTCTTCATATGGAAATAGAGAGATTTAAAGAAGTTGTGCCAGATATTCGTCTTAATACCAGAGTTACGAAAGAGCTTTTTGAAAGAATATGTAAAGAATACGAATTTGTCGTAATAGCAGTTGGAGCTCATAAGCCAAGAAAAATCCCCTTTCCTGGATCAGAACATACTATCTCAGCATATGAATTTTTAAGGGCAATAAATGAAGGTAAAACCTTTGATCTTAAAGAAAAAAGAGTTGTTATAATTGGTGCTGGAAATGTTGGAATGGATGCTGCGGTTGAAGCTTATTTATGTGGAGCATCAAAGGTAACTGCAGTTGATATTCAAAAACCAGCATCCTTTGGAGCAGAACTTGAGCGAGCACAACAAAAAGGCGTAGAAATCATATGGCCCAAATTTACTGAAAAATATGTTCCCGAGGAAAAGAAAATATACTTTAAAGACGGAACAAGCCTCGATGCAGATTTTGTAATCATGGCAATTGGAGATATGCCTGATCTTGATTTTGTTCCACCTCAGATTCATACTGAGCGTGGATGGGTTGTTATAAATGAGTTTTTCCAAACATCAAATCCAAAGGTTTTTGCAATTGGTGATGTTACAGGCTTAGGGCTTGTAACTCATGCAATAGGGCATGGAAGGCTTCTGGCTCAATATTTACATGCAGAAATGATGCATGCTCCTATTACAAGGGATTTAAGAGCAAGAATTCCTTATGAAAGAATAAAAATTGACTACTACGAAAGATGTCGTGCTACATCATCTCTTGAGCAGGAAGCAGAGAGGTGTCTGTCCTGTGGCTCATGCAGAGACTGTCATATATGTGAAATGACCTGCTATTGGGGTGCAATAAGCAGAGTTGAAAAGCCTGATGGAAGATTTGAGTATGTCGTGGATGATAATAAATGTATTGGCTGTGGTTTCTGTGCTGGAGTCTGCCCTTGTGGCGTGTGGGAGATGGTAGAAAATATTTAA
- a CDS encoding 23S rRNA (pseudouridine(1915)-N(3))-methyltransferase RlmH — translation MYRFRIYYPGKTKAKFIKDGVSHYIRIISSFAKIEIIELKEAHGEKDKVIEEESRTILNSVKGDFILLHRDGKSLSSLEFADFIKNKSIHQFVIGGAYGVNTEVYNAASFKLSLSCLTFTHEMSRLILLEQLYRAMTIIHGKNYHY, via the coding sequence TTGTATAGATTTAGAATATATTATCCTGGCAAAACAAAAGCAAAATTTATAAAAGATGGAGTTTCTCATTATATTAGAATTATTAGTTCATTTGCAAAAATTGAAATCATTGAGCTAAAAGAAGCACATGGCGAAAAAGACAAAGTCATAGAGGAGGAATCAAGGACAATTTTAAATTCAGTAAAAGGAGATTTTATACTTCTTCACCGAGATGGCAAAAGCCTGAGTTCTTTAGAGTTTGCTGATTTTATTAAAAATAAATCTATTCATCAGTTCGTAATTGGCGGAGCTTACGGAGTGAATACAGAGGTTTATAATGCAGCTTCCTTCAAACTTTCTCTTTCCTGTTTAACCTTTACTCATGAAATGTCAAGACTTATACTTCTTGAGCAACTTTATAGGGCAATGACAATCATACATGGGAAAAACTATCATTATTGA
- a CDS encoding glutamate synthase-related protein, translating to MEPATGLKLDFNHKLTLKEFPYIIRWREDRCKRCGQCTAVCPQGAIRPAVKYMRVIESSGETPKPRPVRRIIHVIEQVNDIEHYCTGCAICSLVCPNNAIEPEYNPQNKFLFYKNRGGEGYKRGGRRNDPGVSTLDRLKFTRISMLTDPALDAARHEFRLRSYIGRILPPEELPLKVEDGRLVVDKSSGKFIPPVREIFPIMIGSMSIGALSPTMWEGLAMGVAYLNEVEGIPVVMCSGEGGFPPRLLKSRYVKYFILQIASGYFGWDSIIHTLPYMQEDPAAIEIKYGQGAKPGDGGLLMAPKVIKLIAEIRGVPQYVDLPSPPTHQTKYSIEESVMKMIQSMSMAFGFRVPVYPKISGTRTAKAVLNNLARNPYAAALCIDGEDGGTGAAYNVSLDKMGHPIASNIRECYLDLVKQGKQNELPLIAAGGIGKKGNLAANAAALIMLGASAVAVGKYIMQATADCLGDEYNRCNICNTGKCPRGITTQDPKLYRRLDPDKVAERLVEVFKAADVELRKIFAPMGRSTELPIGMSDGLSIDDKAMAERLEISYAC from the coding sequence ATGGAACCAGCTACCGGCTTAAAGCTTGATTTTAATCATAAATTAACTCTGAAAGAGTTTCCTTACATAATCCGTTGGAGAGAAGACCGTTGCAAGCGTTGCGGACAGTGCACAGCCGTATGTCCTCAGGGAGCGATAAGACCAGCTGTTAAATACATGAGAGTTATTGAATCAAGCGGAGAAACTCCAAAACCAAGACCTGTCAGAAGAATAATTCATGTAATTGAGCAGGTAAATGATATAGAGCATTATTGCACAGGCTGTGCAATTTGTAGTCTTGTTTGTCCTAATAATGCAATAGAGCCAGAGTATAATCCTCAGAACAAGTTCCTTTTTTATAAAAATCGTGGAGGCGAAGGATACAAAAGAGGCGGAAGAAGAAATGACCCAGGTGTGTCAACCCTTGATAGGCTTAAATTTACGAGAATATCAATGCTTACAGATCCTGCCCTTGATGCTGCAAGACATGAATTTAGACTTCGCTCATACATTGGAAGAATTCTTCCACCAGAGGAGTTGCCACTTAAGGTTGAAGACGGTAGATTGGTTGTTGATAAATCTTCAGGTAAATTTATTCCACCTGTAAGAGAAATATTCCCAATAATGATTGGGAGCATGTCCATTGGCGCACTTTCTCCAACAATGTGGGAAGGACTTGCCATGGGAGTTGCTTATCTAAACGAGGTTGAAGGCATTCCTGTTGTTATGTGCTCTGGTGAAGGTGGATTTCCGCCAAGACTTCTTAAATCAAGATATGTAAAATATTTTATTTTGCAGATTGCCTCTGGATATTTTGGATGGGATAGCATAATACATACTTTGCCATATATGCAAGAGGATCCTGCAGCAATTGAAATAAAATATGGTCAAGGAGCAAAGCCAGGCGATGGTGGTCTTTTAATGGCTCCAAAGGTTATAAAACTCATTGCTGAAATCAGAGGTGTGCCTCAGTATGTTGATTTACCATCTCCTCCAACTCATCAGACAAAGTATTCAATTGAAGAGTCTGTTATGAAGATGATTCAGTCAATGTCAATGGCTTTTGGCTTTAGAGTGCCTGTTTATCCAAAAATTTCTGGAACACGCACAGCAAAGGCTGTTTTAAACAATCTTGCAAGGAATCCCTATGCTGCAGCACTATGCATAGATGGGGAAGACGGTGGCACTGGTGCAGCATACAATGTATCCCTTGACAAAATGGGGCATCCAATTGCATCAAACATTAGAGAGTGTTATCTTGATCTTGTAAAACAGGGCAAACAGAATGAACTTCCTTTGATCGCTGCTGGAGGAATTGGTAAGAAAGGAAATCTTGCAGCAAATGCAGCTGCTCTTATTATGCTTGGTGCCTCGGCAGTGGCTGTAGGAAAATACATAATGCAGGCAACAGCTGACTGTCTTGGAGATGAATACAATCGTTGTAATATATGCAATACTGGAAAGTGTCCAAGAGGAATAACAACACAGGACCCTAAACTTTACAGGCGTCTTGATCCTGATAAAGTTGCAGAAAGACTTGTAGAGGTATTCAAGGCTGCTGATGTTGAACTTCGTAAGATATTCGCACCAATGGGAAGAAGCACAGAACTTCCAATTGGAATGTCTGATGGATTAAGTATAGATGATAAAGCAATGGCAGAAAGGTTGGAGATAAGCTATGCCTGCTAA
- a CDS encoding glutamate synthase, translating into MCRLAAITSSEYFSPIENILALETMKEGHDGSGLGLTLKNLGGEFKELKKYPILSGICSRKGKEILDDYMKQLGFKLIHEWMPKIKPVRGVIRRDYYFARVYDYPEDWKNKSDREKEDFLMNTRITLRKMGEADESIFVFSFYPDIVTLKEVGDPLELAEFFGLDKDNLEAKIIFAQGRQNTNYQIYLYACHPFFIQGYCTMTNGENTAFVPIREFLMSRGFPGYMGYNSDSEVFCHILHYSARQLGFPLTYYKDIITPLKWEEIEQRPDREALSLLKMSLRPLCIDGPNMVIGFTPDGTCFMVQDAKKLRPGVVGGVKGKYALMSELCGLDKVIPERDRLKDIYPMKYDMVIVSPGAKKVKVWNQLPA; encoded by the coding sequence ATGTGTAGATTAGCAGCTATTACATCATCTGAATATTTTTCACCAATTGAGAATATTCTTGCCCTTGAGACCATGAAAGAAGGGCACGATGGCTCAGGTCTTGGACTTACGCTTAAAAATCTGGGAGGAGAGTTTAAGGAACTGAAAAAATATCCGATACTTTCAGGAATCTGTTCAAGGAAAGGCAAAGAAATTCTTGATGATTACATGAAACAGCTTGGATTTAAATTAATCCATGAATGGATGCCTAAGATTAAACCTGTAAGGGGGGTCATTCGAAGAGATTATTATTTTGCAAGAGTTTATGATTATCCAGAAGACTGGAAGAATAAATCAGACAGAGAAAAAGAAGACTTTTTGATGAATACAAGAATAACGCTGAGAAAAATGGGCGAAGCCGATGAATCAATCTTTGTTTTTTCTTTTTATCCTGATATTGTAACCCTCAAAGAAGTAGGTGATCCTCTTGAACTTGCCGAATTTTTTGGGCTTGACAAAGACAACCTTGAGGCGAAAATAATATTTGCTCAGGGAAGACAAAACACCAATTATCAAATATATCTTTATGCCTGCCATCCCTTCTTTATTCAGGGATACTGTACAATGACAAATGGTGAAAATACAGCTTTTGTTCCAATAAGAGAGTTTTTGATGAGTAGAGGATTCCCTGGGTACATGGGATATAACTCAGACAGCGAGGTGTTCTGCCACATTCTTCATTATTCTGCAAGACAGTTAGGATTTCCGCTTACTTATTATAAAGATATAATTACTCCTTTAAAATGGGAGGAAATTGAGCAAAGACCTGATAGAGAAGCTCTGTCACTTTTAAAGATGTCCCTTCGTCCGCTTTGTATTGATGGTCCTAATATGGTTATTGGTTTTACTCCTGATGGCACATGCTTTATGGTTCAAGATGCTAAAAAATTAAGACCTGGAGTTGTTGGAGGAGTAAAAGGCAAATATGCACTTATGTCTGAACTTTGTGGACTTGACAAGGTTATCCCAGAAAGAGACAGATTAAAAGATATATATCCAATGAAGTATGACATGGTGATTGTATCACCAGGTGCAAAGAAGGTAAAGGTATGGAACCAGCTACCGGCTTAA